In Mycobacterium sp. 050128, one genomic interval encodes:
- a CDS encoding 3-hydroxyacyl-CoA dehydrogenase — MEIKDAVAVVTGGASGLGLATTKRLLDAGGQVVVIDLRGEEVVAELGDRAKFVATDVTDEEGVSKALDVAESLGSLRINVNCAGIGNAIKTLGKDGPFPLQAFKKVVEVNLIGTFNVLRLAAERIAKTEPVGPETSPERGVIINTASVAAFDGQIGQAAYSASKGGVVGMTLPIARDLSRELIRVMTIAPGLFKTPLLGSLPEEAQKSLGKQVPHPARLGDPDEYGALAVHIVENPMLNGEVIRLDGAIRMAPR; from the coding sequence ATGGAGATCAAGGACGCCGTCGCCGTCGTCACCGGCGGTGCCTCAGGTCTGGGCCTGGCCACCACCAAGCGGCTGCTGGATGCCGGCGGGCAGGTGGTCGTGATCGACCTCAGGGGTGAGGAGGTCGTGGCCGAACTCGGCGACCGCGCGAAGTTCGTCGCGACCGACGTCACCGATGAGGAGGGCGTGAGCAAGGCGCTCGACGTCGCCGAGTCGCTGGGCTCGCTGCGTATCAACGTCAACTGTGCGGGCATCGGCAACGCGATCAAGACGCTGGGCAAGGACGGGCCGTTCCCGCTGCAGGCCTTCAAGAAGGTCGTCGAGGTCAACTTGATCGGCACCTTCAACGTGCTGCGGCTGGCCGCCGAGCGCATCGCCAAGACCGAGCCGGTCGGTCCCGAAACAAGTCCCGAGCGCGGCGTCATCATCAACACCGCCTCGGTCGCGGCGTTCGATGGCCAGATCGGCCAGGCCGCCTACTCCGCGTCCAAGGGCGGCGTGGTCGGCATGACGCTGCCGATCGCCCGCGACCTGTCGCGCGAGCTCATCCGCGTGATGACCATCGCGCCGGGGTTGTTCAAGACCCCGCTGCTGGGTTCGCTGCCCGAGGAGGCGCAGAAATCACTGGGCAAGCAGGTGCCGCACCCGGCGCGGCTGGGTGACCCGGACGAGTACGGCGCGCTGGCGGTGCACATCGTGGAGAACCCGATGCTCAACGGTGAGGTCATCCGCCTGGACGGCGCCATCCGGATGGCCCCGCGCTGA